A genomic stretch from Nitrospiraceae bacterium includes:
- a CDS encoding cytochrome c, whose protein sequence is MTHRRSVHLRSQGHALVLTVGILLCLYVPGPLFAADGTDAESLISTTCSTCHKFQGEGESRFNLKAPDLMWGGSKFQREWLIGWLTGKEPMLYAKSYRWDQGQQPDQHMAVSQQEAEAIADYFETHLQDPRVKPGSIDMSTFSKQEAKFGEEIFVQHSCIGCHQIMVDGKKTGGPQSASFFNSGKRLKADWIYRFNSDPPDFVPHSGEFVGDVSALGLRYVTGFIATRGNEDFPYFEPWKSADFDHPNVENGAKIYQEYCAQCHGAEGKGDGPAASGLEPKPAVHANIPFEKIPLDYLYNVIYYGGKSVGKSSMMPYWGLTIGGTEGVSDVIAYLKTTFKGAPEMASAASSSGGPSGVCPQPRNTKQAPGKFRNMTSPLPASQEHIKVGEKLYHETAQPLACKQCHGDKGDGQGPMGAALNPHPRNFTCGETMKDISDGQLYWIIKNGSAGTGMMAFSGMPDEQVWQLIQYLRTLAK, encoded by the coding sequence ATGACTCACAGGAGGAGTGTCCATTTACGTAGTCAAGGCCATGCTCTCGTACTCACGGTGGGCATCCTTCTCTGTCTCTATGTTCCCGGTCCCCTGTTTGCCGCTGACGGAACAGATGCGGAATCCCTGATCAGCACCACCTGCTCCACCTGCCACAAGTTTCAAGGTGAAGGAGAGAGTCGCTTCAATTTGAAAGCGCCGGATCTGATGTGGGGGGGCAGCAAGTTTCAACGTGAGTGGCTCATTGGATGGCTGACAGGGAAAGAACCGATGCTGTATGCCAAGAGTTACCGTTGGGATCAGGGCCAGCAACCTGACCAGCACATGGCCGTCTCTCAACAGGAAGCTGAAGCCATTGCCGACTATTTTGAGACACACCTACAAGACCCGCGAGTGAAACCGGGGTCCATTGATATGTCGACCTTTAGTAAACAGGAGGCAAAGTTTGGAGAGGAAATCTTTGTTCAACATTCCTGCATTGGCTGTCATCAGATTATGGTGGATGGGAAAAAGACCGGTGGCCCGCAAAGCGCCTCATTCTTTAATTCGGGGAAAAGGCTGAAGGCTGATTGGATTTATCGATTCAATTCCGATCCCCCAGACTTCGTGCCACACAGTGGAGAGTTTGTCGGGGACGTCAGTGCATTGGGGCTGCGATATGTCACAGGGTTTATCGCCACCCGAGGGAATGAGGATTTCCCCTATTTTGAACCATGGAAGAGCGCCGATTTCGACCACCCGAATGTCGAAAACGGGGCCAAAATTTATCAGGAATATTGTGCACAATGTCATGGGGCGGAGGGCAAAGGGGATGGCCCGGCGGCTTCAGGCTTGGAACCCAAACCGGCGGTGCATGCCAATATTCCCTTTGAAAAAATCCCTCTCGATTATTTGTATAACGTGATCTATTACGGGGGGAAATCTGTTGGGAAGTCTTCTATGATGCCGTATTGGGGACTGACCATAGGCGGGACTGAAGGCGTATCCGATGTCATTGCCTATTTAAAGACCACGTTTAAAGGTGCCCCGGAGATGGCCAGCGCGGCTTCATCATCCGGAGGACCATCAGGAGTCTGTCCACAACCACGCAACACGAAACAGGCGCCTGGAAAATTTCGTAATATGACCAGTCCGTTACCCGCCTCCCAAGAGCACATCAAGGTGGGAGAAAAGCTGTATCACGAAACCGCTCAACCCTTGGCCTGCAAGCAATGTCATGGCGATAAAGGTGACGGGCAAGGACCCATGGGCGCAGCGTTGAATCCACATCCTCGAAACTTTACCTGTGGAGAAACGATGAAAGACATTTCTGACGGGCAACTGTATTGGATTATCAAAAACGGATCCGCAGGAACCGGCATGATGGCCTTTTCCGGTATGCCCGATGAACAAGTCTGGCAATTGATTCAGTACCTCCGGACTTTGGCCAAATAA
- a CDS encoding response regulator: MFSGQTSLGRILVVDDEPDVRKVVRLSLEKAGYDVIEAEDGQQAVQEIKNGENPLLLDVILTDIRMPKLNGLEAIQFFQNEFPHVSLIVLTGFPDLIMATSLMKNGIIDYLVKPVEKEKLLTAVAKAMEEREINRL, from the coding sequence ATGTTCAGCGGTCAAACATCCTTGGGCCGGATCTTGGTAGTCGATGACGAACCGGATGTTCGCAAAGTTGTGAGGTTGTCATTGGAAAAAGCCGGCTATGATGTGATTGAGGCCGAAGACGGTCAACAGGCAGTACAAGAAATCAAAAATGGTGAAAACCCTCTGTTACTAGACGTGATCCTCACCGACATCCGAATGCCCAAGCTGAATGGACTGGAGGCTATTCAGTTTTTTCAAAATGAATTCCCGCATGTATCCTTGATTGTGCTTACCGGATTCCCGGATTTAATCATGGCCACATCCTTGATGAAGAATGGGATTATTGACTATTTGGTCAAACCGGTTGAAAAAGAAAAACTTCTGACTGCGGTTGCGAAGGCCATGGAAGAACGGGAGATCAACCGTTTATAA
- a CDS encoding FAD-dependent oxidoreductase, translated as MSRNIIIVGGVAGGASAAAKARRTNETANIVMFEKGPYVSFANCGLPYYVGKTIPDRDDLLLQTPERFWKRFRVRVHVLHEVLHIDRRAKCVQVKNLMTQKITSHPYDTLILAPGAGAIMPDIPGIPARNIFTVKTVPDSDAIKTFLATHPSQEALVIGGGFIGLETAEALMGLGLTVTIIEKAPQILPPFDQDMATLVAHHLQEKGVKIIAGDGINGFRQEGDLAKEAELESGTRVPMDLAILSIGVRPELQLARTAGLEIGPAGGIAVNTRQQTSDPTIYAAGDAVETINLVTGQHARIPLAGPANKQGRVAGANAAGGDLQFHGALGTAIVESMGITAAKTGLSADEAEAYGLKYFLSLTHPLDHAEYYPGAEALHMKLVVEQQTGKLLGAQIVGDQGVDKRIDVLATAIHAKLNVQDLEQLDLAYAPQFNSAKGPVIMAGFVAANTLRGEVNTLTGKELQKKLLTNPALQLLDVRTTDEYQEAHIPHARLIPIDELRDHLQQLDPSQETVVYCRVGLRGYLAARILLQHGFTQVFNLTGGYLSFPQ; from the coding sequence ATGTCCCGCAACATCATTATTGTCGGTGGAGTGGCCGGCGGAGCCAGCGCGGCCGCTAAGGCGCGTCGAACCAACGAAACGGCAAACATTGTGATGTTTGAAAAGGGGCCCTATGTATCCTTTGCCAACTGTGGCCTCCCGTACTATGTGGGAAAGACCATTCCGGATCGTGATGATCTCCTACTTCAAACCCCGGAACGGTTTTGGAAACGATTCAGAGTCCGGGTCCACGTGTTACACGAAGTCCTTCACATAGACCGAAGGGCGAAGTGCGTGCAGGTGAAAAACTTGATGACTCAAAAAATCACTTCTCACCCCTACGACACACTCATTCTGGCACCCGGTGCCGGAGCAATCATGCCCGACATACCCGGCATTCCCGCCAGGAATATCTTTACCGTCAAAACCGTTCCTGACTCTGATGCCATTAAAACCTTTCTCGCCACCCACCCTTCTCAGGAAGCCTTGGTTATTGGAGGAGGGTTTATTGGACTGGAAACGGCCGAAGCCCTGATGGGCCTTGGATTGACCGTGACAATCATAGAAAAAGCTCCTCAAATTCTACCTCCTTTTGATCAGGACATGGCCACCCTGGTGGCGCATCACCTGCAAGAAAAGGGAGTAAAGATTATTGCGGGTGACGGTATCAACGGATTTCGGCAGGAGGGGGACCTCGCCAAAGAAGCGGAATTGGAAAGCGGAACACGGGTGCCGATGGACCTCGCCATTCTTTCGATCGGCGTCAGACCGGAGCTCCAGCTTGCCAGAACGGCGGGGCTTGAAATCGGGCCAGCAGGAGGCATTGCCGTGAACACACGACAGCAAACTTCTGACCCTACTATTTATGCAGCGGGTGATGCGGTCGAAACCATCAATCTGGTGACCGGCCAACACGCAAGAATTCCTTTAGCCGGGCCGGCCAATAAGCAGGGGAGGGTCGCCGGAGCCAATGCTGCCGGCGGAGACTTACAGTTTCATGGTGCACTGGGAACGGCCATTGTCGAGAGCATGGGTATCACCGCTGCCAAAACGGGATTAAGCGCAGACGAAGCCGAGGCCTATGGGTTGAAGTACTTTCTCTCCCTCACCCACCCCTTGGATCACGCAGAGTATTATCCTGGAGCAGAAGCGCTGCACATGAAATTAGTCGTCGAGCAACAGACCGGCAAATTATTAGGTGCTCAAATTGTGGGTGATCAGGGCGTCGATAAACGCATTGATGTGTTGGCCACCGCCATACATGCCAAATTGAACGTCCAGGATTTGGAACAATTGGATTTGGCCTATGCCCCTCAATTTAATTCGGCCAAAGGACCGGTCATTATGGCGGGTTTCGTCGCCGCCAATACGCTACGCGGTGAGGTCAACACGCTCACGGGGAAAGAATTACAAAAGAAATTGCTGACGAACCCCGCCCTCCAGTTATTAGATGTCCGGACCACGGACGAATATCAAGAAGCTCACATTCCTCATGCCCGACTCATTCCGATTGATGAACTGAGAGACCATCTTCAGCAACTGGATCCCTCTCAGGAAACCGTCGTTTATTGTCGTGTCGGATTACGCGGGTATCTCGCGGCACGCATTCTCCTCCAGCATGGCTTCACCCAGGTCTTCAACCTCACCGGTGGCTATTTAAGCTTTCCTCAATAA
- the pyk gene encoding pyruvate kinase has translation MRHVKIVATIGPATSSQECLKQLLHAGINVARFNMSHGTTDWHRTTIQGLRRLALEEKTPLAILVDLAGPKIRLGDLPNEGTVLKKGEDIILIAKSDHNSRPNESEDTLPVHLSHFPNRMKPGQIVLIDDGNMSLTMEKQETDRLICKVLVGGKVTSHKGVNFPGLRLDIPGFTEKDAGDLQVAIDVQADYIALSFVRNPQDIHTLQTALTDRSSLIPVIAKIERPEALTCLDAILDAADGVMVARGDLALEMSPEEVPLLQKQIIAQANRMGKPVITATQMLESMTRNSSPTRAEASDVANAVLDGTDAVMLSAETSTGNFPLESVEVMDRIIRQTEKELFRQRQHLISPTKILRSTPEAVCEAAVSLSTSVGAQAILVFTESGHTAMLLARHRPTVRIIALTPSPTVTRRLILVWGIVSCVFPQIDATDERINAAQDYLKTLGLLQEGRLVVIVTGERLGHSFGTNIIKAHMVV, from the coding sequence ATTGGCCCTGCGACTTCTTCCCAAGAATGTTTAAAACAACTCCTCCATGCCGGAATCAATGTTGCCAGGTTTAACATGTCCCATGGAACCACTGATTGGCACAGGACAACCATTCAAGGCCTTCGACGCCTTGCTCTAGAAGAAAAGACACCACTTGCCATCCTTGTAGACCTGGCAGGTCCGAAGATCCGTCTGGGGGACCTTCCAAACGAGGGAACCGTTTTGAAGAAAGGTGAGGATATCATTCTGATTGCGAAGTCAGATCACAACTCAAGACCCAACGAATCGGAGGATACCCTGCCGGTTCACCTTTCCCATTTCCCGAATCGAATGAAACCAGGTCAAATCGTTTTAATTGATGACGGCAATATGTCCCTCACCATGGAAAAACAAGAAACCGACCGACTAATCTGCAAAGTCCTGGTCGGAGGCAAGGTCACCTCACATAAAGGTGTCAATTTCCCTGGCCTCCGACTCGACATTCCGGGATTTACGGAGAAAGACGCCGGGGATCTTCAGGTGGCCATCGACGTGCAAGCCGATTATATCGCCCTCTCTTTCGTTCGAAATCCGCAGGACATTCATACGCTCCAAACGGCTTTGACCGATCGATCATCGTTGATTCCTGTCATTGCCAAAATCGAAAGACCTGAAGCCCTGACATGCCTTGATGCCATTCTTGATGCGGCAGATGGCGTGATGGTCGCTAGAGGCGACCTGGCGTTGGAAATGAGCCCGGAAGAAGTCCCTCTCCTGCAAAAGCAGATCATCGCCCAGGCCAATCGCATGGGAAAACCAGTGATCACAGCCACGCAAATGCTGGAATCGATGACTCGAAATTCTTCGCCCACTCGCGCCGAAGCTTCGGATGTGGCAAACGCGGTGCTGGACGGAACGGATGCTGTCATGTTGTCCGCCGAAACGTCCACGGGAAATTTCCCTCTCGAGTCGGTTGAGGTCATGGATCGCATTATTCGACAAACAGAAAAAGAACTTTTTCGTCAAAGGCAACACCTCATTTCGCCTACAAAAATCCTGCGCTCGACTCCGGAAGCGGTGTGCGAGGCTGCCGTCTCTCTTTCCACATCTGTTGGCGCCCAAGCCATCCTGGTTTTCACAGAGTCCGGCCATACAGCCATGTTATTGGCCCGCCACCGCCCGACGGTCCGGATTATCGCACTGACTCCCTCGCCAACTGTTACCCGTCGATTAATCTTAGTATGGGGCATTGTCTCATGTGTCTTTCCGCAAATTGATGCCACCGATGAGCGCATTAATGCCGCCCAGGATTACCTCAAAACCCTTGGGCTGCTTCAAGAAGGCCGTCTCGTTGTCATCGTCACTGGAGAACGCCTGGGACATTCCTTTGGAACCAACATCATCAAAGCACATATGGTCGTGTAA